One Bythopirellula goksoeyrii genomic window, CATGGTTTTTGAGGGAGAAAGCGTAATGAAGAAATTTTCTGTGACGAGCCTCGGTCTATTGTTGGCCCTTTCAGTGATCAGCACGAATAGCTGGGCACTCATCTTTCAGTTTGATGGCGGTGGCTTACCGTCTGACGATTTCCAGATAGCGGCCAACTGGAATGATTTCGCCGCTGGCCCTGATGCTGTGCCTGGCGCTGGTGACCGAGCCATCATCAACGACAACTTTGTTGTACAACATAACACAGCTGTTACGACTACCTTGGGGAGTCTAATCGTCGGTGCCGATTGGCCGGTGACGGGAGAACTTGGAACCGATGGAACGCTCAACCTGTCAGCCGGAAAGATCATCGTCACCGGTGGTGGCGACAACTTCCAGATCGCCCGCGCACGCGGAGCCGTAGTGGGCGATGCCGATGGGGATGGCTTGATTGTCATCACCAATGCCGAGTTAGAGATTAGTGGTTCGGACCCGATCGTAGGAACACGCGATCATGGTGTGCTTGATGTCGGCCTGAATGGCAAGGTTTACAATACACCGGGCAATGATAATTATTGGCGGCTGGGGAATTACGGCCCGAGTGTTGATGCCGGTCTCGAGGGAAATGGCCTGCTGGATGTCCATGACAATGGCACCTTCAATGCCCATGTCATCTTCATCGGGGACCGAGACTCGACTGGCGAGTTGCGGGTTTCCGACACCGGTTCGGTAGTGCTGACAGGCAACCTGGTTGCAAGACCCTCTGGATTTGAAGCGGGTGGGTCAGCCAAGGTTCAGATGAACGGTGCGACGGCGACATTAAGTGCCTTCAATCTGGAGTCGGAAAGTTTGGTGGGAGAGGTTCCTACACTTTATGAGTTTAACGCCGATTCTTTGCTCGGTGTGTCAGCTATAAAGTTGCAGGACGCGATTAATATCACCAATAACGAGCTCGTAGTTAACTTGAATAGCTTTCCTCTGGCAAATCTTTCGTCGATCTTGCTGTTTGATGGTGACCAATCCTTAGTAGGAGACCGAGTATTCGGTACGTTTGCTTCGACGACGGTTAGCGGCGGTGCCCTCGGTGCACAATACTCAGTGGTTTATGACCAAGCTGTCGGGGACATTCTCCTACAACGTATTCCTGAGCCGTCGACGATATTACTGTTCGGCCTCAGCTTGATGTTTACAGCCGGCGCAAGACGTCGGCAATCGTGCTGATTAGGTAATAGTTTTTGACCATTCCTATTGGAATTGACAGAACGGCCATCCCGCTCTTGGGATGGCCGGCTGTCGGTAACGAAGACTATCTAGGAGTGGACATTGACAGAGAACGAAGGTGAGTCTGAGGACAAAGCCCGGAGCAAGGCATGAATAATTCGGTTTCTTGGAATGCAATCGTCGGAATCAGGAAGCGATGCTCCACGAACGAGAAGTATGGTTTCACTCTCGTCGAACTATTGGTGGTGATCGCCATTATCGGCATTCTGGTAGCGTTGCTTTTGCCGGCGATTCAAGCTGCAAGAGAAGCCGCTCGACGCACCGACTGCAGGAATCGGCTCAAGCAAATGGGCCTGGCAATTCAAAATCATGTCAGCACACAGCGTGTATTTCCGACAGGAGGTGTCGGCGTTTATCCAGACATTGCGAATTTCGTCACGGGAGGAAGGCCCTTTGGCCCTGAGAAGCAAGGTCTCAACTGGTGTTACCAGATATTACCCTATCTGGAACAAGGCGCAATTCAAGGCCTTACCACGCAAGTTGAACTTCAAGCTCAGTCTATCCCGCTCTATGTATGTCCCTCCCGTCGGACAGTCTCAGCCGCTTCGAACAACGCTGCAATTCTCGGCGACCAACAGGTGTTTCTCATCGACTATGCCGCTGTGCAGCCGTGTACCGACGATTGCCCGCCAGGCTCCCCCGGCTGTGCAACGCCAGTTCGATACAACCCTCAGGATTCGGTGCCCCTTACCAGAGACGGCTACGTAAAAAATCAATTGTCTTTTTGGGGAGGGAAAAATGGGGAAGTCGCGGGTATCGTGTCCAAGAATAACCAAGTCTACGACGGCGTCATTGTTCGTAGTGCCTGGGACTATCAGAACAAGATATTCACGAACAATTCGCGCCCGATAAGATTTGCCCAAATCACCGACGGAACCAGCAATACCTTCTTGCTTGGCGAGAAGTATGTCCGGACCGACTTGTACGAGGGGGGAAGTAAATCAGACGACAAGGGATGGATCGATGGCTGGGATCCCGATGCGATCCGCTCGACTTGCTTTCAGCCATACAGCGATGGCGATGGATTCCAATTTCAGCCTAACAACGGTCCTGGCGACTTCTTCGGGAGAGATAGAGACGTTTACTACTTTGGATCAGCCCACCCGGGTGGGCTCAACGGCATCTTTGCCGATGGATCAGTTCGCTCGATTGGTTTCGACGTCGATGTCCTGATGTTTAACGCTTTAGGAACTCGGGATAGAGGGGAAGTAGTCGACACATCACAGGTGAATTGAGTGAGAAAGACAAGTAACCCGTGAGCCGGTGCCAAACGATAGCCGCGGAGAGGTTTCTTCGAGGACATTCTGCACCTCCTAATATTACGCAATTATTTTGGAGTCCGTATGATGAAAACTGCAAGACTTTCGGCCAAGAAGATGACACATTTTACCCTGATCTTGGCTCTATCTATAGTTAGCCAAGATTGTTGGGCAGTTTTTGTGTATTTCGATGGAAGTACGAATACTGACTTTAGTCTCGCGACAAATTGGACACCAGAGAATGCACCTGGCACCAATCTTGTCGACATCTATGGCATCGACGATGGCCTTTCGTCAACTTATTCCGGCGGCACTACTCAGGTGAAGGGGCTAAGAGTCGGATCGGCGGCCAAAGAGCATCAGTTTGGGGACACACATTTTGGCAGGTTAACGATGTCGGGTGGGACGCTCGAAATAACTGGCTCGGGTGCGGAGGGTCTGTTTGGCATCGGCCGCGAACGAGAACCCATTATCACCGACGACGCCAAGAAAGGGGGCGAACTCATCATGAATGGCTCGTCTACCATAATTGCTAATGGACTCATCGTCGGTGAACGCACAAAGGGGCTACTTTCTATTGGTCAGAACTCTATCGTTGAAATGAGGACCTGGGATACGACTGTCGTACCCAACCAGTTTGGTGGCACGGAAGATATTCGCATCGGCAACTATGGACCCGCCTACGACGATTTTGGTGCCGAACCGGGACTGGACGGAAGAGGCTTGGTTGACGTACATGGCTCCTTTATGGCTAAAGACATGTATTTCTCCGAGCATGGCGCGCAAGGAGAACTTCGTCTCTCTGGTGGTACGGTAAACTTGAACGGAGGGCTGATCATGGACCTCTGTGATAATTGTCAGTCCAATCCAGTCCTCCTGGCCCAGCGTTTAGCCAAGGTATCCATCTTTGGCTCTAGCGGAACCTTTAACGTAGGCGTCGACCCTGACCCTTTGGTTGTCGACCCCATGCCCCCCCTCCGCGATATTCTTGCTGCTTCTCCTACTGCCGTCTTTTCTTTCACGGCAGACTCGGGAGGTGTAACTCCGATCACGCTTTTTCAGAACGCCAGCGAACCATCCGGTGGAGCTGAAATTCAGGGTGCACAACTTGAGCTAAATCTCGATGCATACCCCTTCACACCAACATCCAAGCTAACGCTCATTGACGCGACTGCCTCGCTGCTCTTGGGCCAGTTCGGTTCCGTGACTTTCCTGGGCAATACGACCGCCAGCGTCAATTACGATTTTACCAACGGCGACGTGTTTCTCAACAACTTCCAATCGACCGGGGGACTTGCCGGTGACTTCGATAACGACGGTGACGTGGATGGCCACGATTTCCTCGTCTGGCAACGCGGAAGCTCTCCCAACTCCCTCAGCCCCGTGGATCTTCTTGCCTGGCAAGACAATTACGGTGACGGAAGTCTCACTGCTCTGGGAGCCGTACCGGAACCTTCTGCCGGGCTGCTCGCGCTTGTTGCCGGCGCAACGCTTGGCTTGAACTTGAGAGGCCGAAAGCGTTGATTTTTGATTATATAAGTGCTGGTGAGCAGCATCTGACGCCAGTTCACCATGAGCACCATACCAAACAGAGACTCGCGGCAATAAGTAGTGCCTGGAGATATTTTGCTTTTCAGGATTCAAAGGGTTCGTGTTGGTTCCGTGGTTATACTGTTTTATTGATGTGCATGCTTACCGTAAACGCATGTGCTCAGAATCAATTCTCGATTCCCTCGATCGACTTGCTTCCCAACGCGCCGAGCACTAACCAATTGCGCGACTGGCGACAGACGGCCATCGATTTTGATACGCTTGCCTTCGATACCACCGCGACGGGTCAGTATCTTCCCCTGGTAAAAATCGACACCACGCCCGTTTCTCCTCAGCTAACGGAGTCATTCGGTTTAGCCGCCTATGTGGGCGAAACGCGCACTTTTGGTGAGACGGGCGAACCCGTTCACGAAGCGGTCTCGTCGCTTGCAGCTGTACTGGGGGGAACGCTCGTGGGCGTTAACAAGTCGGCTGGTCCGTACAATTGGGTTTCGATGGCACGCGAATATTACGTAAACAGAAATGGCCAGTACATCGTGCTCAACTCGCCCTTCTCGGTATCGGGAGGGTCGGCATGGTACGACATTTACCCGAATGTGTTGTTCTATCAAATCGCCGATCGCTATCCGGACGAAACCTATCTCGGACCGATCATGGACCAAATTGACCAGCGTTTCTACGATGCTGTTGGCGTATTAACAGCCAATGGAGCGGCTCCCAACTTCAACCATACAGCCTACAATTTCCGCACTCGTCAACCGGTCGACAATGGTGTCTGGCGCGAGCCTGACATGGGACTGGGCATGGCATGGATGCAGCATGCCGCTTATTGGCGAAACCAGGATTCCAACCCTGGTCTAGCAGCCCAGCATCTGACCGCTGTCGATTGGGCGCTTAGTTATTATGTACAGACGTCGGCCAACCCTGACTATGAAATCCTTTCGCCGTTCGGAGCCTACACAGCGGCTCGAATGAATGCAGAGCACGGAAGAAACTACGATATTCAGAAGTTTGTGAACTGGGTGTTCGATCGCAGCAACGCCCGCCCCACCAAGATTATGATCAGCGGCGAGCAATGGGGGGGCGAAGAAGTTGGCGGCTTGATGGGATTCACGATCCCGAATATCGGAGACGTCCGCGGATACGCCTTCTCAATGAACACCTTCGCGACCGCCATGCCGATGGTACCGCTCGTACGTTATGAGGATCGCTACAGTCAAGCTATCGGAAAATGGATGGTCAACGTCGCCAGTGCTGCTAGATTATTCTATGGCGACGCCCATTCTAACCAGAGTCAGTCGTCGGAGTTCTGGACCGGGGACCCAAACAGTGCTGTCGCCTACGAGGGGTTACGCCACCATTGGTTAGGCGGTGAGTTCGACGGCGAAGAATTATATGCAGCGGGTGATCCACTCACTTACAACTGGGGTCCTGAGACGGATTTCGCCATCTATGGCTCGGCTATGTCGGGAGTTTTCGGGTCGATCATTAAAACGACGAACGTCGAAAAAATTCTCCAACTTGATTTATTGGCAACTGACTCCTTTCGTGGCGACGCCCACCCGACGTATCTTTACTACAATCCTCTTGCGAACACACAGTCGATTGCGATCGACTTAGGGTCGGGTGCCTTCGATTTGTACGACGCCGTAGCGAATCGTTTTGTGGCGCGTTCCGTCAGCGGACAGCAAATGTTCGACGTGATAGCCGGCGAAGCGGTGCAACTCGTGCTCGTTCCTGCGGGAGGACTTGAAACTCGCCAAGGCAGGAGGTTGCTCGTGAACGATGTGGTGATCGACTATAACGCCTCGCTGCTGGCGAACAATCTGATCCGTAACGGCGACGTGGACGAACGAATCTCCCCGGGCACAGCACGTCCCTCCTTCTGGCACTACAGTAGCAGTGCGAAGTGGTCTGCTGAGGAAGCCCTCAGCCCGACTCACTCATTGGAGATCACCGACAACAGCCCGACCGCCAGCGAAGAATGGCGCAGTTATGCAACAGACGTTCCAGCGGGGACAGATCGCACTCTCAAGCTCCGCTGGTTCTGGCAGTATGATGCGGCAGCAGGTGATGAATTTCAAGCTCGTCTACGCTTCTCTAATGACCTTGTCACATCACTCGATTTGGTCAATCCTCTGCTCGAAATGAACTTCCTTGCGCTGGGTTTGGCAAGTGAGTTCGAAATGTTTGAAACTACGATCGATTTGCCTGACGGCATCCGCTCTTTCGATCTCACATTTTTGTCTGGGAGTTCGGCAATCGGCTCGATGTATGTCGATGACATATCTGTGACGTTGGTTGAGGCGATACCCGGCGACTTCGATGGGGATGGCGACGTCGACGGGCATGACTTTTTGCGGTGGCAGCACGATCCGAGTATGGGCAATTTGCTAGATTGGCAGACCAATTACGGTGCCGCGACACCACCTCTGTCTGCTTCCATTGCGGTTCCGGAATCGACGAGTTTCCTGCTCGTCATTGGAGCCGTACTTTGTTGGAGCTGCCGATGTGTCATCACTCATTAAAACACGCAAGCTTTTCAGACTGAGTTGAATCATACGGGCTCGCCCAATTAGGTTGCGCACAGCCTGTGAGAACTGCCGCCCGCAACTATGGGTCAGTCAGATTGCCACCAGATGGACATCCCGACGCGAGTTGCCCGGCACAGTAAATTACAGAGGTGAATCTGACTTCGATCAGTTTGGCGACGTTCTAACTCGCTGAAGTTGCATCAGTCTCAGCAAGTTAGCCAGATCGCTAACTCGCACACTTCGCCATTTTCCTGACTAAAATAGGGGCAACTGTGCAACTAGCGTAAGCTGCCCTATTTTACTCTAGAGGGACAGGAGGTTCAGTAGGAAGCCGATTGAGGCTATCGGTTGGCGGAGCTGGGAAAGGAATCATGTGCCGACAGCCTGGAGTCGTCACCATGTCTCACAGCTTTGAGTCCGTCGCCGCCAAGTATCTGGCCACCAAGAAGCTCTCGTCTGGCACCTGCAAGGAGTACAGGGGCACCGTCACCAAATGGATTTCCTGGGGGAAAGGGGTCGACGTCGACCAGATTGGCAGGGTTCACTTACGGGACTTCCTCGACTGGGTCCATGAAAAGGCAGCCGCTGATGGCGGGTCGAACGCCGGACGTACGGCCAACAAGTCCCGCGAGAATATGAGGGCCATTCTGTCGTGTGGGCCTGGGAGCAGGACTTTTTGGAGAAGCTGCCGAGGTTTCCAACGGCAAAGACGCAGCGCGACGTCGCCGGACGGCACTACCTCACGAAGGCGGACCTGAACGCTCTCTATTTCGCCACGTATGAGCTGGAGCGGCCGAGGGGATGGAAGCAGCCGCTAACTGTCGGCCACTATTGGCGGGCGGCTCTGGTAGTGTTCTTCAACTACGGGGTGGACACGGGAACGATCTTCAAGACCGCAGCGTTCCATGAGCCCATCCTGTGGCGGCACATCTGCTGGCTTCCCGAACCGCCGAACGGCCAGGGCAAGGAGTCTCGCTACGGCTGGCTGTACTATCGCCGGGTAAAGACGAAGAAGCAGTTCTATCGACCGATGAATCGGGTTGTGAAGGTGCATCTAAAGAGTCTCCGTCTCGACTCGGTTGAACCGGACCAGCCAGTATTTGACTGCGGTAGCTCACGTCCGAACGCGCAGTTCCAACGTCTCTGCACTTTGGCAGGTGTAAAGACGAAGCAGGACGTGGAAACCGGCGAAGAGAAATCCTGGGTCCTGAAGGACCTTCGGAAGACCTGCGCGACTTACTACGACGAGCACATGCCAGAATCTTCCATCGAGATCCTCGGCCATTCCGTAGGCGGCGTGACATATAGGCACTATGCTCACCGGGACCCGCTCGCCTTCAAGGCAATCATGTCGCTTCCCCAGCCGACGGCGTTCACCGCCCTGGTGCACGGGTTCGATGGCGAGTGCCCGTGCTGTCGGCGAAGGTTCCGACAGGCCTAGAATCCGACCGGAGCGGCGTCTCCCGGCTTAGCTGCGGAGATGCCGCCGGCGGTGGGCAACCTCAGCGGATTGGCAGGGCTGCTAACTTGCTGAAACTGGTCCATCCATCGGCAGTTGAAGGAAACTCGAACTGAATGAGGTTGTGCACACCGCCGCATGCAAAGAGTTAATAAGCTGCGTCTCAGAAAAGGGTCGTTTCTTGACCAGTGCCACGCATAAATCGGTCTTGAAACTTGCCAAGAGAGTCGTCGCCGTCTTGCTAGCCACCCGCCAACCGTCACGAAGGACAGTAGCAGCCAAGTTGATGGTTCAGGCACCATGGTTTCATTCACAGAGAGATGTAGCGCCATGCCATAGTTGGCTTGCCAAGCTTCAATTCTCCAACGCTCGGATTACGCTGCCACACGAGAAAATCCCGGCCATCTACTTCGACGTCGTGGTCGAAGTCGCCAGGGAGTCCCTGATTGGCAAACTAGAATACGTCGTCACCATCGCCACCGGCGTAACTGAATAAAGTTCTGCCCCGCCGAAGTTGCCAACCCAAGCTCCTTCCCCCGAGTTATCGAACGTGCCCGTGCTGTCGACCACAATACCGATTGCCCTTCATAGCTGAGTCATGAAAACAATTGATTTGGGTTGAGGAACTAGTCTAACTATCTAACTGCTTTCGTGTGAGTGTCTTAGCTCGATTGCTGGTTGGAGCCTGACTACCTCGAGGTCGTCGGAATCGAGCAACTTGGTCAAAAAGACCGGAATCTCGTTGCATTCCTTACTTTCTTCACTAAGATGAGCTAAGACCATAAGTGTAGCAAACGGTCGTTACAGCTGGGCTTCGATGGATGTCCAAGGCATTGTAGGATCGGTGGAGTACCGGATCATCAAGAGCGCTAGACAACAATCCAATTCTCAATCCTTAAGGAGCGTCTCGTGAAAAAGAACAACAAG contains:
- a CDS encoding PEP-CTERM sorting domain-containing protein, which produces MKKFSVTSLGLLLALSVISTNSWALIFQFDGGGLPSDDFQIAANWNDFAAGPDAVPGAGDRAIINDNFVVQHNTAVTTTLGSLIVGADWPVTGELGTDGTLNLSAGKIIVTGGGDNFQIARARGAVVGDADGDGLIVITNAELEISGSDPIVGTRDHGVLDVGLNGKVYNTPGNDNYWRLGNYGPSVDAGLEGNGLLDVHDNGTFNAHVIFIGDRDSTGELRVSDTGSVVLTGNLVARPSGFEAGGSAKVQMNGATATLSAFNLESESLVGEVPTLYEFNADSLLGVSAIKLQDAINITNNELVVNLNSFPLANLSSILLFDGDQSLVGDRVFGTFASTTVSGGALGAQYSVVYDQAVGDILLQRIPEPSTILLFGLSLMFTAGARRRQSC
- a CDS encoding DUF1559 domain-containing protein, with translation MNNSVSWNAIVGIRKRCSTNEKYGFTLVELLVVIAIIGILVALLLPAIQAAREAARRTDCRNRLKQMGLAIQNHVSTQRVFPTGGVGVYPDIANFVTGGRPFGPEKQGLNWCYQILPYLEQGAIQGLTTQVELQAQSIPLYVCPSRRTVSAASNNAAILGDQQVFLIDYAAVQPCTDDCPPGSPGCATPVRYNPQDSVPLTRDGYVKNQLSFWGGKNGEVAGIVSKNNQVYDGVIVRSAWDYQNKIFTNNSRPIRFAQITDGTSNTFLLGEKYVRTDLYEGGSKSDDKGWIDGWDPDAIRSTCFQPYSDGDGFQFQPNNGPGDFFGRDRDVYYFGSAHPGGLNGIFADGSVRSIGFDVDVLMFNALGTRDRGEVVDTSQVN
- a CDS encoding site-specific integrase: MEKLPRFPTAKTQRDVAGRHYLTKADLNALYFATYELERPRGWKQPLTVGHYWRAALVVFFNYGVDTGTIFKTAAFHEPILWRHICWLPEPPNGQGKESRYGWLYYRRVKTKKQFYRPMNRVVKVHLKSLRLDSVEPDQPVFDCGSSRPNAQFQRLCTLAGVKTKQDVETGEEKSWVLKDLRKTCATYYDEHMPESSIEILGHSVGGVTYRHYAHRDPLAFKAIMSLPQPTAFTALVHGFDGECPCCRRRFRQA
- a CDS encoding PEP-CTERM sorting domain-containing protein (PEP-CTERM proteins occur, often in large numbers, in the proteomes of bacteria that also encode an exosortase, a predicted intramembrane cysteine proteinase. The presence of a PEP-CTERM domain at a protein's C-terminus predicts cleavage within the sorting domain, followed by covalent anchoring to some some component of the (usually Gram-negative) cell surface. Many PEP-CTERM proteins exhibit an unusual sequence composition that includes large numbers of potential glycosylation sites. Expression of one such protein has been shown restore the ability of a bacterium to form floc, a type of biofilm.), which codes for MPEPSTWLLLSFVTVGGWLARRRRLSWQVSRPIYAWHWSRNDPFLRRSLLTLCMRRCAQPHSVRVSFNCRWMDQFQQVSSPANPLRLPTAGGISAAKPGDAAPVGF